The nucleotide window GGCTCCTGCTAATTAATGCTGTCCAGTGATTCATTGAACCTCTCATGAATACCATGCTGGCACTCTTGGCCAGGCTCACATATGAAGAATGGTTGCTTGAGTGGAGCTGTGGCGCAAAGACCCCACAAAAAGCCTACATCTTTGGAGGAGAGGGAAAAATTGGTCTTACAAGTATTtacattaaaaaaatattttttccttCTCCAGCAGGGCAAGAAATGGAGCCACTTGGGCTAAACAGTCACTATTGTTTTGGGAGTTGTCTCAGATCATCATTCCACAAGCCGCGGCCACCACCTCTGAAAATGCCCAACAGCGAGGAGCCATTTGTACagttggagaaagatcagctgctgTCCCCATTTAAGAGACTCTCTGTGAACAGCACAGTACTGTCACCACCTCAAACATCAGTAAAAGTGGCAACACCACCAACTAATTCTGGCTGTGCCAGTGACCGAAGCTCTAagccactccctccactgcctGCCACTGGTGATGTGTCTTTTGACGATGTTGACAGTGAGGTTGAATCCATTACAAGCTCTGAAACTGACACCCTTCTGCAAGACCGCAGGCCACTGAGCTTCAGGTACAGTACTCCGAGTAGAAGGAGCTTCCGTGAGTGTGGGCAGACCAACTACGCCTACTCAGAAGGTTCTAATAGGACTGAGTTGCCAGCGAGTTGCCACATAGTAAAAGATACTAACCTGGAAAGCATAGAGGTTGCTGAGAAACGTGTTCAGCCTCACCGTAAATTACGGCGTTCGCATTCAGGTCCAGCTGGATCTTACAACAAACCTGTTGTGTTGAAGAATGCATCCTGCTTATCACATTCATCACCAAACTCCAGCGAGGTGAAGCCTGAGGTCCCTCCTCGAGTCCCCATACCCCCACGTCCGGTGAAACATGACCACCGGAGATGGTCTGCAGAAGTGATGTCGGGCATGTACTGTGACGAGGACAGACCACCGAAGGTTCCTCCACGGGAACCTTTATCCAGAAATAACTCACGTACTCCAAGTCCCAAGAGCCTCCCAGCATACCTCAATGGAGTGATGCCACCCACGCGAAGTTTTGCACCTGATCCTAAATACGTCAGCAACAAAGTCCTGCAGCGGCAGAGCAGCGATGGGGCAGGCACAAGGGTACCATGCATTTTACCGATTATGGAAGATGGGAGGAAGGTAAGCTCTACACACTACTACCTGCTCCCTGAGAGACCTCCCTACCTGGACAAGTTTCAGAAATACCTTATGGAAGCCCAGAGCACGTGGGACCCAAACGATTGCACAGCAGAGAGCTTCAAGACATTTGCATTGACCAAGCCAGAGACAGAAAAACGGAAACCTGTTGCCTACGTAGAGTCTCTTTAGATTTTAATGTCCCTCAGAATATCAACAGCAAGGGACAGTTCCATGATAATCAAGGCCGTTGGTTTGCAGTTTCCATAGAAAAATAGATGGAATCACAGAATGTGATGGCAAAATCAGTGAAAATCCAATGTAATAAAAGAGGAATTTAACTTATCAACCACTGTAAACCCGAGGCCCTTGCCCCAGTAAGTGTCCAGGTTGCCTGTACAGTAGTTTTACAGTAGACATTTTCACCAGAACGTCTCATGATTGGTGTTGTTTTTATTGCACTTTATTTATTGGAACTGTGCAACGGATAGTGAACCAGGCACAACACATTGAACACAATGCCTTATGATGCCTTGGAGAAAGCACAAGATCCATTTTGGACGTGGGGGCCCTTTCCAGGCAGCGAATCTCATGCAAATTGAGAAAAACACGATCAAGACTagatttttctgaccaaaacttTTGTGATTTATTATCTAACTGTCCAGAGACTCTTGAGGAAGAACTGCAGCAATTGTTAGTATATGGATGATCATGTTTAATATCAATCCAGCTCAGGGATGCTCAATGAAGGTCACCTCTCACTTAACTATtttaagtgaaaagtattatgCTAAAGTGAAGGGATTTGATTTAAAGTTTTTAAGCACAGAAACTGCCACAAGTTCATGTCTCTTTATCCCCTCCCCAACAATTTACAGCATGTGTGTCAGGGAGGTGGAGCAGCCAATAGTCAGAGAGAATGGAGTCAGTGATCCATTTTATTAGATGGTTAACAATCTTTTCACTGTTGTTTCTGCCTCTGTGCCTCAGGGTGTGCTCCCTTCCTGTTTTGAGTGGAACTGATACAGCTGTGAATGTGACACGGGAGGATGGGCTCATCATATTAGGTATCTGTTCACAATCTGCCATTCACTGTTCATCAGCACTGGTAGCTTACCTACACCTTTTTAAAGATACACCCAAAACATGATCtgcatttttaaatataaaaCCTGCAAAAGGCTATAAATGGTCACTAGCTATTTAACAGGAGATATTGCAGTGGTGACCTTTTGGGCAGGGAACTGTTGGCACGTGTTCCACTGATTGCCCTTGGATGCCGTATCCAAATGTCTACTCTACATGTGATTGTGACTAATTGACTATCAGGGCATCACAATTCAGTCTAATCCTGCCCTTTCTTGTTCCTAAATAGTGATTAGGTGCAGGGCTCTCAGCTCCCTACCAGCAGCAGTGAGGTCCATAGTAATCAGCAACTACTTCCCAGAAGTTCCTGCTTTTACTATTGGGTGCTAGTGGGGATGGATATAGTTTGTGCATGTGGCTCATGTGCTGCCCTTTAAGCCTGCAGATGTTCCAAGGCTTGGCCTCTCCTGAGTTGGCATTTAGAGTAAGCTAAGAGTAGAGTGGAAGAGAGGAGAGACAAGGAAAAAACATTCAAAAAGAGGTGATGTTGGACCTTCTCATCCCAACATAAAGCTTCCTACCAGATGCAAGGCAGCTTCAGCCACAAGCTAACTCAGAAATCAAACAGCCCCTCATAGAGATGAGGAATTATGTTAAATGGGAAACGAGAAGACCCATGAGTGAAATAGAACAAAACAGGGTGGGCGATGAAGGGCAGCATGGCAAGATACTCAATACTAACCTGCAGACTAGTTTACATGATAGATGACTAGGGACCTACATGAAGAATAATTGCAGTTGTTTGTGTTTGAGAATAGCTTTTATGTATTAGTGATTCAGTTAACTGCATGTAACATAAATGAAGACCTATAATTCTGCTCTTGTATCATTGGCTGTAACATATCGTATTTCTATAATAATTGTTGAAAAGCCGCAGAACGATGTTTGTTCTTGTGGTCTGTGCAGTATTATTGGGATATCATTAAttacattatttttaaa belongs to Mustelus asterias chromosome 22, sMusAst1.hap1.1, whole genome shotgun sequence and includes:
- the errfi1a gene encoding ERBB receptor feedback inhibitor 1a isoform X1 — its product is MSSAGLAAQEIRNPLNNCFMHGSHGVNTKSCWNQSSTLDNIYYTDHTTLTCTLNATPHHQPYIITSTNTGQEMEPLGLNSHYCFGSCLRSSFHKPRPPPLKMPNSEEPFVQLEKDQLLSPFKRLSVNSTVLSPPQTSVKVATPPTNSGCASDRSSKPLPPLPATGDVSFDDVDSEVESITSSETDTLLQDRRPLSFRYSTPSRRSFRECGQTNYAYSEGSNRTELPASCHIVKDTNLESIEVAEKRVQPHRKLRRSHSGPAGSYNKPVVLKNASCLSHSSPNSSEVKPEVPPRVPIPPRPVKHDHRRWSAEVMSGMYCDEDRPPKVPPREPLSRNNSRTPSPKSLPAYLNGVMPPTRSFAPDPKYVSNKVLQRQSSDGAGTRVPCILPIMEDGRKVSSTHYYLLPERPPYLDKFQKYLMEAQSTWDPNDCTAESFKTFALTKPETEKRKPVAYVESL
- the errfi1a gene encoding ERBB receptor feedback inhibitor 1a isoform X2 gives rise to the protein MSSAGLAAQEIRNPLNNCFMHGSHGVNTKSCWNQSSTLDNIYYTDHTTLTCTLNATPHHQPYIITSTNRQEMEPLGLNSHYCFGSCLRSSFHKPRPPPLKMPNSEEPFVQLEKDQLLSPFKRLSVNSTVLSPPQTSVKVATPPTNSGCASDRSSKPLPPLPATGDVSFDDVDSEVESITSSETDTLLQDRRPLSFRYSTPSRRSFRECGQTNYAYSEGSNRTELPASCHIVKDTNLESIEVAEKRVQPHRKLRRSHSGPAGSYNKPVVLKNASCLSHSSPNSSEVKPEVPPRVPIPPRPVKHDHRRWSAEVMSGMYCDEDRPPKVPPREPLSRNNSRTPSPKSLPAYLNGVMPPTRSFAPDPKYVSNKVLQRQSSDGAGTRVPCILPIMEDGRKVSSTHYYLLPERPPYLDKFQKYLMEAQSTWDPNDCTAESFKTFALTKPETEKRKPVAYVESL